The genomic segment GGGCGCTCCTTTCCGTTTCCGATAAGCGGGGGCTCTTGCCCTTTGCCCAGGGGCTTTTGCAGGTGGGCTTCCGGCTTCTCGCCACCGGGGGCACTTACCGGGCCCTGGTGGAAGCGGGGCTTCCCGTGACCTACATCTCCGACTTCACCGGTTTCCCCGAGGTGCTGGAGGGCCGGGTCAAGACCCTCCACCCCAAGGTGCATGCGGGGCTTCTCGCCCGGCCCGACCAGGAGGAGGAGCTCAAGGCCCTGGGCTTGGAGCGGATCGGGGTCCTGGCGGTCAACCTCTACCCCTTCCGAGAGACGGTGGCCGGGGGGGCGGGTTTCCACGAGGCCCTGGAGCAGATCGACATCGGGGGGCCGGCCATGCTCCGGGCGGCGGCCAAGAACCACCTGGCGGTCCTCCCCGTGTGCGACCCCGAGGACTACCCGCGGGTGCTTCAGGCCCTCGAGGAAGGCCCTTCCCCCGAGTTCCGCCGGGAGTTAGCCCGCAAGGCCTTCGCCCACACCGCGGCCTACGACGCGGCCATCGCCGAGTGGCTTTCTGGGGAAAAGTTCCCGCCGGAGAAGTTCTTGGTCCTCAGGCGGGAAAGCCCCTTGCGCTACGGGGAAAACCCGCACCAGGAAGCGGCGCTTTACCGGGTTTTGGGGGAAAGGGGGCCCCTCCTGGAGGCGGAGGTCCTCCAGGGTAAGGCCATGAGCTTCAACAACTACCTGGACGCCGAGGCCGCCTGGAACCTGGTTTCTGAGTTCCAGGAGCCCGCCTGCGTGGCCATCAAGCACCAGAACCCCTCTGGGGTGGCCTTGGGGGAAAGCGTTCTGGAGGCCTACCGCAAGGCCTACGAGGCGGACCCGGTTTCCATCTTTGGGGGCATCGTGGCCTTTAACCGGGAGGTGGACGGACCCACGGCGGAGGCCATGGGGGAGGTCTTCTTGGAGGTGGTCCTGGCCCCGGGCTTCACCCCTGAGGCCCTGGCGGTCTTTTCCCGCAAGAAGAACCTCCGGCTCCTCGAGGTGCTCTTCCCCGCCCAGGGAGCCTACCTGGACCTGCGCCGCCTCCGGGGCGGGGTGCTTCTCCAGGACGCCGACACCGAAGACCCCATAGCGCCCAAAGTGGTCACCCAGAAGGCTCCCAGCGAGGAGGAGTGGGCCGACCTCCTCTTCGCCTGGAAGGTGGTGAAGCACGTGCGCTCCAACGCCATCGTGGTGACCAAGGGAGGGCAGACCCTGGGCATCGGGGTGGGGCAGACCAACCGCTACGCCGCCGCCAAGCACGCCCTGAAGACCGCCAAGGAAAAGGCCCAGGGGGCGGTCCTGGCCTCGGACGCCTTCTTCCCCTTTGACGACGTGGTGCGCCTGGCGGGGGAGTTCGGCATCAGCGCCATCATCCAGCCCGGGGGAAGCGTGCGGGACGAGGATTCCATCCGGGCGGCGGACGAGCTGGGCCTGGCCATGGTGTTCACCGGGGTGCGGCACTTTAAGCACTAGGCGTCTTAATACCCGTTTTCGGGAGCGTTTGGGTTTGAGTAACAAAAAAGGAGCCCTGGAGGGCTCCTTTAAACCCAAGGGAGCGCTTAGTAGGCCTTCTTGCCTTGGGTTTCCCGCAGGCGCCGGTGAGCCTCCTTAAAGCCCACCAGTTTTCGGCTTTCCTCGTCGTGGAGGTGCATGTCGGCGAAGGCGATCTTGAAGGCGTCCTTTAGGGTCACCGTGGGGGCCACCTTGACCAGGTCCACCTCCTCCTGCACCTTGGGCAGGTGGTAGTTGGGGATCTTGGGGGCCAGGTGGTGGATGTGGTGGAAGCCGATGTTGCCGGTAAGCCACTGTAGAACCTTGGGAAGCTTCAGGTAGGTGCTGCCCTCCATGGCCGCTTTCAGGTACTCCCAGCGGGGGTCGTGCTCCCAGTAGGCGTCCTCAAACTGGTGTTGCACGTAGAAGAGGAAGATGCCCATCATCCCCGCCAGGTACTGGATGGGGAGGTAGACGAGGAGGAGGGTCTTGACCCCGAAGAAGGCCACGATCCCGGCCAAGAGAAGGGCCAGGAAGAGGTTGGTGAGGGCCACGGCGTTGCGCACCGAGGGCTTTTCCGAGCCGTAGCCCAGAGGAAGCCGGTAGGAGAGCATGAAGACGTAGATGGGCCCCAGGAGGAACATGACGAAGGGGTTGCGGTAGAGGCGGTACTTGAGCCTTTCCCAGGGGCTGGCCCGCAGGTACTCCTCGAGGGTCAGGGTGTGGATGTCCCCCACCCCCCGCTTGTCCAGGTTGCCGCTGGTGGCGTGGTGGCGGGCGTGGGCGAGCTGCCAGGGGTGGTAGGGCACCAGGGTGAGCACCCCGGTGAAGAACCCCAGGAGGTCGTTGGCCCACTTCCTGGGGAAGAAGGAGCCGTGTCCGGCGTCGTGCTGCAGGATGAAAAGGCGGACCAAGAAAAGGGCGGCCACGAGGTCCAGAAGGAGGGTCAGGGCCAGGGACACGGAGAGGGCCTTGTGGGCCAGGTAAAAGAGGAGGAGGAGGGGCAGGAGGGTTTCGGCCACCTGCCGCAGGCTTCTTAGGGTGTGGGGCTTGGCGTAGGGCTTGATGAGGGGGATCCAGTCCTTGGGTTCTACACTCTGCATAGGCACTCCTCTTTCGGGGAGTGCCTCATGCTAGCAGCCGGAGCATGAGGGGGGTGAGAGGCCTAGCGGGGTCTGAGGCGTTCCCCGGAGTCCAGGACCAGGGTCACCGGGCCGTCGTTCACCAGGTGCACCCGCATGTGAGCCCCGTAGACCCCGGTTTCCACGTGCACGCCCTGCTGCAAAAAGGCCTCTATGGCCGCCTCGTAAAGCCGCTTGCCCAGATCGGGCGGGGCCGCCTGGATGAAGGAGGGACGGTTCCCCTTGCGGGTGTCCGCGTAGAGGGTGAACTGGCTCACGAGGAGCACCTCCCCGCCCACCTCCTTGAGGGACAGGTTCATCTTTCCGGCCTCGTCGGGGAAGATGCGCAGGGCCACGATCTTGCGCGACAGGTAAAGGGCGTCCTCCACCGTGTCCCCCTGCCCTACCCCCAGGAGGACGAGAAGCCCCAGGGCGATCCTTCCCACCACCTCGCCCTCCACCTCCACGGAGGCCTCGGAGACCCGCTGCACCACGGCCCGCAAGCTCACCTCCTGGGCCCGGCGAAAAGGGCCACGGTCCCGGGCCCGGTGTGCACGCTGACCGCCGCCCCCGCCTGGAGGGTGGCGAGGACCTCTACCCCTTCCGCCCGCAAAAGCTCCCCCAGGGCTGAGGCCGCTTCCGGGTTCCCCGCGTGGGCCAGGTGGACCAGGGCCCCTCCCGGAAAGTCCCGGCGGAAGAGCTCGGCCACCTTGCGCAGGCCCTCGGCGAAGCCCCGCACCCGGGGCCCGGGGAGGACCCTGCCCCCCTTCACCTCCAAGACAGGGAGGATGCGCAGGAAGCTTCCCACCAGGCTCTGCAAGCCGGAGATGCGCCCCGAGCGGTGGAGGTAGGTAAGGGTCCTGGGCAGCACGTAGCCCCGCACCCTTTCCCGGTAGGGGGCCACCGCCTCCTCCAAACCCTCCCAGGCTGTCCCGGTGTGGAGGAGCCGTCGCGCTTCCTTCAGGACCAAAAGAAGCCCCCCGTTCAACGACCAAGAGTCCAAGACCCTCACCCGCTGCCCGAAGCCCTGGGCCACGGCCCGGGCGGTGGTCACCGTGCCGGAGAGGTGGCCGGAAACGTGCACGGAGAGAACCCGCTCGTGGGTCTTGAGGAGCTCTTGGTAGGTGGCCCGCAGGTCCTCGGGGGCCACCTGGCTGGTGGAGAGGCGCTCCCCCTTTGCCAGGAGGGCCAGGACCTCCTCGGGGGTGAT from the Thermus thermamylovorans genome contains:
- the purH gene encoding bifunctional phosphoribosylaminoimidazolecarboxamide formyltransferase/IMP cyclohydrolase, whose amino-acid sequence is MWALLSVSDKRGLLPFAQGLLQVGFRLLATGGTYRALVEAGLPVTYISDFTGFPEVLEGRVKTLHPKVHAGLLARPDQEEELKALGLERIGVLAVNLYPFRETVAGGAGFHEALEQIDIGGPAMLRAAAKNHLAVLPVCDPEDYPRVLQALEEGPSPEFRRELARKAFAHTAAYDAAIAEWLSGEKFPPEKFLVLRRESPLRYGENPHQEAALYRVLGERGPLLEAEVLQGKAMSFNNYLDAEAAWNLVSEFQEPACVAIKHQNPSGVALGESVLEAYRKAYEADPVSIFGGIVAFNREVDGPTAEAMGEVFLEVVLAPGFTPEALAVFSRKKNLRLLEVLFPAQGAYLDLRRLRGGVLLQDADTEDPIAPKVVTQKAPSEEEWADLLFAWKVVKHVRSNAIVVTKGGQTLGIGVGQTNRYAAAKHALKTAKEKAQGAVLASDAFFPFDDVVRLAGEFGISAIIQPGGSVRDEDSIRAADELGLAMVFTGVRHFKH
- a CDS encoding fatty acid desaturase; this translates as MQSVEPKDWIPLIKPYAKPHTLRSLRQVAETLLPLLLLFYLAHKALSVSLALTLLLDLVAALFLVRLFILQHDAGHGSFFPRKWANDLLGFFTGVLTLVPYHPWQLAHARHHATSGNLDKRGVGDIHTLTLEEYLRASPWERLKYRLYRNPFVMFLLGPIYVFMLSYRLPLGYGSEKPSVRNAVALTNLFLALLLAGIVAFFGVKTLLLVYLPIQYLAGMMGIFLFYVQHQFEDAYWEHDPRWEYLKAAMEGSTYLKLPKVLQWLTGNIGFHHIHHLAPKIPNYHLPKVQEEVDLVKVAPTVTLKDAFKIAFADMHLHDEESRKLVGFKEAHRRLRETQGKKAY
- the dtd gene encoding D-aminoacyl-tRNA deacylase, whose product is MRAVVQRVSEASVEVEGEVVGRIALGLLVLLGVGQGDTVEDALYLSRKIVALRIFPDEAGKMNLSLKEVGGEVLLVSQFTLYADTRKGNRPSFIQAAPPDLGKRLYEAAIEAFLQQGVHVETGVYGAHMRVHLVNDGPVTLVLDSGERLRPR
- a CDS encoding DegV family protein — protein: MPTASSVAFVADSTLGLSPEEAEGQGIHVVPQQVIWQGKPFRDLVEITPEEVLALLAKGERLSTSQVAPEDLRATYQELLKTHERVLSVHVSGHLSGTVTTARAVAQGFGQRVRVLDSWSLNGGLLLVLKEARRLLHTGTAWEGLEEAVAPYRERVRGYVLPRTLTYLHRSGRISGLQSLVGSFLRILPVLEVKGGRVLPGPRVRGFAEGLRKVAELFRRDFPGGALVHLAHAGNPEAASALGELLRAEGVEVLATLQAGAAVSVHTGPGTVALFAGPRR